Part of the Pseudomonas sp. ADAK13 genome is shown below.
GATCTCCAGGTTACTCGACGGGCCCGTCATGGTGATCGGCTCACGGGTCACAAACACGCCATTACTGGCGGCCAGCAAGCCCTTGACCCGGTCATAACTCAAGCCTTTGCCGAGCAAGTCCGAGAAGTCCAGCCGCAGCCGGCGACCGATGGAGTTGAAGTTCAGCAAACCAAACACCCGCAGGGCCTGGGCGCCGCCTTCCACTTCAACAAACTGCCCTTTGCGGAAGCTGGCATCCAGGCTGCCGGAGAAACGCTTGGGACCGACCCAGGCCGGCGAACCCGGCCAGCGGCCGTCCACGTCCACATGAAACTCTTCACTGGTCACGCTCGGCGCAAAACCCCAGCCCTTGAGCACGTCCCCAATGTTCTTGCCATCCAGGCGGCCCTTGTACCAACTGCTGCTGGCTCCGGGCCCCCCCTCCCAACCGCCGGCGCCCTGAAGCAGCATGCCCTTGAGGCCCAGGTTGAGGCTGTTGAACGCCATGCCCTTGGTGGTCGGCCGGACTTTCAACGACCAGGCACCTACCAGGTCCGGGCCCTGGAACAACTGGGCAATCGAGATATCCAGTGCCGGAATATCCTTGGGATCGACATCAGCCAGCGGGTCCGGCGCATTTTCATCCGCCTGCACCGTCGGATCCACCGCAGGCAATTTCACGTACTGCAAGTTGACCGCGATCGGCGCGCCCTTGGCATCCGGTAGCCCCACGGTGCCTTTGGCTTGCTGGCTGTCGAACTGCAAGCCCCAGGCCGCGGGCTTGCGATCCAGTTGCAGGTTGACCTGGTCAAACTGCGTGCCGAAGCCGGTCAGCTTGCCAATCTTGAAGTCAGCCCCGCTCAACAGTTGCTTGGCACTGCCACCCGGGTCGTTGCCAGCATAGCGGTCTACCAGTTTTTTCCAGGGATCGACATCCAGCTCCGACAACACCCCGCGAATACGCAAGCCCTTGCCGGCCGGCAACACGGCATCGCCTTCCCCCAGGAACAGCTCACCACGGCCATCGGCAAAATTGTCCGCCGGGGCGGCGAAGGTGAAGCTGCCCAACTCGCCATAATCGAACCAGTAGCGGCGCTCCTTACCCTGCAGCGTCATGCGGAACACGCTGTCACGGCCCTGGCTCGCCGGCATGCCGAACGGTGCCGGCAGGTCCACGGCCACGCCCTTGAGGTTGGAACTGACCATCAACTGGCTGTCGGCGCCGTCGAGGTTGAGCTGCAATTGGTAGGGGATATCGCCGGACACCGGCAACGGCTGGCTGACTTTCAGCCAGTCAGTCAGCCGCTTGACGGTCACCTGCCCCTTGGCGGTTACGCGGGTATTGAGATTGCCCTGCCGGCCATCGGCAAAAATCTGCGCGGTGATCGGCCGGTCGAAGGCCTGGGCGCTGATGTTCTGGCCACTCAGGCCCTTGGCGCTGTCGAAACGGAAATCACCCTTGAGCTGGCTCAGGTCCAGCGTAGGCTCAGCCAATTGCAGGCGCGCCTTGTCAGTCTTGAAATCCACCACAATCTTGGGATCTGCACCCTTGGCCAAGGGAATATCCAGGTCGAGCTTGCCTTGCAGGTCGCCGTCGCCTTTCCAGCCGGCGAAGGTCGAGGCGGTGCCGATCGGCGCCTCCTGAAGGATCTTCAGGCCATCGCCCAAGCCGCCGGCAAAATTGCCGGTCAGCAGTAGGTGACTGTCCTTGCCTTCAGGGGCATGGGGAATGTTGACGTAGATGTCGTTGACCTTGGTGTCGAGCAACTGGCCCTTGCTGGCCAGGATGCGCACGCCGCTCTCCTCTACAAACACTTCGCCCTTGACCTTGCTGACATGCGGCCAGCCCGGCTGGAATGCCAGTTCGGCATCGTGCACCTTGAAGAACAGGCTGATATTGCGCGAAGCAGGCAGCGCATCGTGGTTCAGCGAGCCCTGGTACTGGAAGAAGCCCTCGTCCACCGCGCCCTTGAGGATCGCGGTGCGCAGCCATTCATCGAGTGCCGGGCTCAAGACGGCGGGCAGGTATTTGGGGGTGAAGCGGCCATCGCCGTCGACCATGCCGACCCGCAGGTCCATGTAGTCTTCCTGGCTATGGTCGAAATGCAGGCGAATCAGGAAGTCCGCCGCCACTTTGCCCTCTTCCCCCAGCACCTTGATGTACGGCGCAATCAGGGTGAAGCCTTCTTTATCCAGCTTCCACGTCAGGCGAGCGTTGGCCTGGATGTACTGCCAGGGCTTGGCGAAGATCGGAAACAGGTGCAAGGAGAAGTCCTTGCTGTCCATGCGCAACTCGCCCTTGCCCAGGTCACCGCTGATGCTGCCGCTGACATTACGGGCCGCCGGGGCGCCGAAGTAGGCATCAAAACCGATGCGATCAAGGTTGGCCGCGAAGCTCACGCGCTGGTCAGTGGTGTCTTCAGGCCGGTAATCCAGCAACACGTTGCGCAGCGTACCCGTCGCCTTGAGGTGATCCAGCGCGGTGGCCAGGGCCTCCGGCAACGGTGCCAAGGCATGCAGCAACGGCGTGATCGGGGTCAGGTCGAGACGATCGGCCTGCACGTTCCAGACTTCCTGGGCCTTGTCGGTCGCCAGGGTTTGTTGCAGTTGCAGGCGCGACTCCCAGCGAGTGTCACCGAGGTTCATCGCCAGCGAGTCGAACAGCACCTTGAGGCCGCTGTCACTGCGTTGCAGGTACGCGGTGAGGGCCAGGTTCTCGATATGGGTCGGCTTGCGGTCGGCGTAGCTGCCCTTGAGTTGCGCAGCGTTGAGGCGCACGGCGGCGCTTTGCACGGTGCCCTTGCCCCACGTCAGCCAGAATTCGCCGCCGGCCTTGAGTTCGGTGAGTTTCCATTGCCGGGTCAGCTTTGCCGGGATCCATTTTGCCCAGTCACTCTGGGGCAAGCTCAGGTAAGCCTCGGCTTCACCGTCTTTCCACTGACTGGCGCGGATTCGGGTACGCAGGTTCAGCGCCAGCGGCTGGCCATCGGGCAGGGTCAGGCGCGCGTCCAGGCGCTGGCGGTTGGCGCCGGTCTGCAGGCTCACACCGACATAGGTCAAGGTCAGCGGCGCCTGCTCGAACGGCTGCAGCGTCACCTGGCTGTCGAGCAATGAGACTTGCCCGACCATTTGCATGCGCGTCAGCAGTTGTTCGGGATCCAGCGGCTGGTCATCCTGCACTGGCAAGCCTTGCAGCGCCCAGTGTCCGTCCTTGTCTTCCTTCACGCTGACTTGCAGGCCACTGACTTCCAGATGGGCAATCCGCACGTCGCGCGCCAGCACGCTGGCCCAGATATCCGGCACCACTT
Proteins encoded:
- a CDS encoding YhdP family protein; amino-acid sequence: MERLIRFFAALTRWGLGLCALLLVLAAVYVSLGRELTPLVAEYRGEIEAKARTALDMPLSIGSLEGRWSGFAPVLMAHDVMVGEGNSALRLDQVQVVPDIWASVLARDVRIAHLEVSGLQVSVKEDKDGHWALQGLPVQDDQPLDPEQLLTRMQMVGQVSLLDSQVTLQPFEQAPLTLTYVGVSLQTGANRQRLDARLTLPDGQPLALNLRTRIRASQWKDGEAEAYLSLPQSDWAKWIPAKLTRQWKLTELKAGGEFWLTWGKGTVQSAAVRLNAAQLKGSYADRKPTHIENLALTAYLQRSDSGLKVLFDSLAMNLGDTRWESRLQLQQTLATDKAQEVWNVQADRLDLTPITPLLHALAPLPEALATALDHLKATGTLRNVLLDYRPEDTTDQRVSFAANLDRIGFDAYFGAPAARNVSGSISGDLGKGELRMDSKDFSLHLFPIFAKPWQYIQANARLTWKLDKEGFTLIAPYIKVLGEEGKVAADFLIRLHFDHSQEDYMDLRVGMVDGDGRFTPKYLPAVLSPALDEWLRTAILKGAVDEGFFQYQGSLNHDALPASRNISLFFKVHDAELAFQPGWPHVSKVKGEVFVEESGVRILASKGQLLDTKVNDIYVNIPHAPEGKDSHLLLTGNFAGGLGDGLKILQEAPIGTASTFAGWKGDGDLQGKLDLDIPLAKGADPKIVVDFKTDKARLQLAEPTLDLSQLKGDFRFDSAKGLSGQNISAQAFDRPITAQIFADGRQGNLNTRVTAKGQVTVKRLTDWLKVSQPLPVSGDIPYQLQLNLDGADSQLMVSSNLKGVAVDLPAPFGMPASQGRDSVFRMTLQGKERRYWFDYGELGSFTFAAPADNFADGRGELFLGEGDAVLPAGKGLRIRGVLSELDVDPWKKLVDRYAGNDPGGSAKQLLSGADFKIGKLTGFGTQFDQVNLQLDRKPAAWGLQFDSQQAKGTVGLPDAKGAPIAVNLQYVKLPAVDPTVQADENAPDPLADVDPKDIPALDISIAQLFQGPDLVGAWSLKVRPTTKGMAFNSLNLGLKGMLLQGAGGWEGGPGASSSWYKGRLDGKNIGDVLKGWGFAPSVTSEEFHVDVDGRWPGSPAWVGPKRFSGSLDASFRKGQFVEVEGGAQALRVFGLLNFNSIGRRLRLDFSDLLGKGLSYDRVKGLLAASNGVFVTREPITMTGPSSNLEINGTLDLVADRVDAKLLVTLPVTNNLPIAALIVGAPAIGGALFLIDKLIGDRVSRFASVQYKVEGPWKDPKITFDKPFEKPN